In Hypanus sabinus isolate sHypSab1 chromosome 17, sHypSab1.hap1, whole genome shotgun sequence, the following proteins share a genomic window:
- the slc7a6os gene encoding probable RNA polymerase II nuclear localization protein SLC7A6OS produces MAAAVLRVKRKRGADAAEALLLACKRPRAGGEPTAGEHVVRTLFRLAATVGSQDDTVQRHFKEAIAKDKALLAFHPTNTSAQRVQHSMRASCQAASQVGRYKVVASHRRNILKSHVGDETDHESGTETFGAQVEERDNQKKSNTASGSSQDSNGSSEEIEVFDIVQHEEDKTDSKHRHCEDSGPGEDDPQTILCNSVKMIREKLAVSDCGLGAEHRENMEEYVYDIYYTDGYISGGGIQDILSVVPYNEENELISDEVTMDETYEDEDDENEENNWRNDYPDEDDWNREENTDGEYGHFSSEEEDSFNF; encoded by the exons ATGGCGGCCGCCGTGCTCCGGGTGAAGCGGAAGCGCGGCGCCGACGCTGCGGAGGCCCTGCTTCTGGCCTGTAAACGACCCCGGGCTGGTGGTGAGCCCACCGCAGGAGAGCACGTCGTGCGGACCCTCTTCAGGCTCGCGGCTACTGTCGGCTCCCAG GATGACACTGTACAGAGGCATTTCAAAGAAGCTATCGCCAAGGACAAGGCACTGTTGGCTTTTCACCCCACTAACACGAGTGCCCAGCGTGTCCAGCACAGCATGCGAGCCTCTTGCCAGGCGGCCAGCCAAGTGGGCCGCTATAAAGTTGTTGCAAGCCATAGAAGAAATATTTTGAAATCTCATGTGGGCGATGAGACTGATCATGAGTCCGGAACAGAAACCTTTGGAGCTCAGGTTGAAGAAAGAGATAACCAGAAG AAAAGCAATACAGCTTCTGGAAGTAGCCAAGATAGCAATGGGTCTTCAGAGGAAATTGAAGTGTTTGACATTGTCCAGCATGAAGAGGACAAAACTGACTCAAAGCACAGACATTGTGAG GATTCTGGTCCAGGAGAGGATGATCCACAGACAATTCTGTGTAATTCTGTTAAGATGATCCGGGAGAAACTTGCTGTGTCAGATTGTGGACTTGGGGCAGAGCACCGAGAGAATATGGAGGAATATGTTTATGACATATATTATACTGACGGCTACATTAGCGGAGGTGGAATCCAAGACATTCTCTCAGTGGTACCATATAATGAAGAGAATGAACTG ATTAGTGATGAGGTGACTATGGATGAAACATATGAGGATGAAGATGATGAGAATGAAGAAAATAATTGGCGGAATGATTATCCTGATGAGGATGACTGGAATCGAGAAGAGAATACAGATGGAGAATATG GCCACTTCTCCAGTGAAGAAGAGGATTCATTTAATTTCTGA